Proteins from one Streptomyces genisteinicus genomic window:
- a CDS encoding PspA/IM30 family protein, whose translation MSGVMKRMGMIFRAKANKALDRAEDPRETLDYSYQKQLELLQKVRRGVADVATSRKRLELQLNQLQGQSSKLEDQGRKALALGREDLAREALSRRAALQQQVTDLETQHQTLQGEEEKLTLAAQRLQAKVDAFRTKKETIKATYTAAQAQTRIAESFSGISEEMSDVGVAIQRAEDKTAQLQARAGAIDELLASGALDDQSGLAKDDIQAELDRLSGGTDVELELQRMKAELAGGPASQQAIEGGAQRQDASGQQQSTPRFDKQ comes from the coding sequence ATGAGCGGTGTCATGAAGCGTATGGGGATGATCTTCCGCGCGAAGGCGAACAAGGCCCTGGACAGGGCCGAGGACCCGCGCGAGACCCTCGATTACTCCTACCAGAAGCAGCTGGAGCTGCTGCAGAAGGTGCGCCGCGGGGTCGCCGACGTGGCGACCTCCCGCAAGCGCCTGGAGCTCCAGCTCAACCAGCTCCAGGGCCAGTCCTCCAAGCTGGAGGACCAGGGCCGCAAGGCCCTCGCGCTGGGCCGCGAGGACCTGGCCCGTGAGGCGCTGTCCCGCCGGGCCGCCCTCCAGCAGCAGGTCACCGACCTGGAGACGCAGCATCAGACGCTCCAGGGCGAGGAGGAGAAGCTGACCCTCGCCGCCCAGCGGCTCCAGGCCAAGGTCGACGCCTTCCGCACCAAGAAGGAGACGATCAAGGCGACCTACACGGCGGCGCAGGCGCAGACCCGGATCGCGGAGTCCTTCTCCGGCATCTCCGAGGAGATGAGCGACGTCGGCGTCGCGATCCAGCGTGCCGAGGACAAGACCGCGCAGCTCCAGGCGCGGGCCGGGGCCATCGACGAGCTGCTCGCCTCCGGGGCGCTCGACGACCAGTCCGGTCTCGCCAAGGACGACATCCAGGCCGAGCTCGACCGCCTCTCCGGCGGCACCGATGTCGAGCTGGAACTCCAGCGCATGAAGGCGGAGCTGGCCGGCGGCCCCGCCTCGCAGCAGGCGATCGAGGGCGGTGCGCAGCGCCAGGACGCCTCCGGTCAGCAGCAGAGCACCCCGAGGTTCGACAAGCAGTGA
- the pspAA gene encoding PspA-associated protein PspAA — MIVRIMGEGQVEVADSHFPELDTLDDDLLAEMESGDGPGFRTTLHALLEKVRELGEPLPVDSLEPSELILPSPDATLEEVRELLGEDGLIPGA, encoded by the coding sequence ATGATCGTACGGATCATGGGGGAGGGCCAGGTCGAGGTGGCCGACAGCCACTTCCCCGAGCTCGACACACTCGACGACGACCTGCTCGCCGAGATGGAGTCGGGTGACGGCCCCGGCTTCCGGACCACGCTGCACGCTCTCCTGGAGAAGGTCCGCGAGCTCGGTGAGCCGCTTCCGGTGGACTCGCTCGAACCGTCCGAGCTGATTCTGCCGTCGCCCGACGCGACCCTCGAAGAGGTCCGCGAACTGCTCGGCGAGGACGGTCTGATCCCCGGCGCCTGA